The following proteins are encoded in a genomic region of Amycolatopsis sulphurea:
- a CDS encoding DUF4097 family beta strand repeat-containing protein — protein MVRLQDFDADGPLELDLGVTIGRVEVVLDRDTGATVRLQHDTGDQPSWVNGVSSLLSWVGEQFGDQLGMVGQASAADAVRQARIEKTGNRLVVRAAKAWQLRNVPIAVTVHAPAGSHVEVRAGSADVTVTGITGRADILTGSGEVALAHADGAAIVRTGTGAVKLGPTLAGLQLRTGSGSVEAASVTGSATVATGTGDVWLGTVSGEVMARTGSGDLSVADGASGSLELITGSGEVRVGIREGVRAEVELASAAGRVSSELEVADTPPEGEVTLHVRARTGTGNAVVTRAAG, from the coding sequence CTGGTGCGGCTCCAGGACTTCGACGCGGACGGGCCGCTGGAGCTGGACCTGGGCGTCACGATCGGCCGAGTGGAGGTCGTGCTCGACCGGGACACCGGGGCCACCGTGCGGTTGCAGCACGACACCGGGGACCAGCCGTCCTGGGTGAACGGGGTGAGCAGCCTGTTGTCCTGGGTCGGCGAGCAGTTCGGGGATCAGCTCGGCATGGTGGGGCAGGCCTCCGCGGCGGACGCGGTGCGGCAGGCGCGGATCGAGAAGACCGGCAACCGGCTCGTGGTGCGCGCGGCCAAGGCGTGGCAGCTGCGGAACGTGCCGATCGCGGTGACCGTGCACGCACCGGCCGGCTCGCACGTCGAGGTGCGCGCGGGGTCGGCGGACGTCACCGTGACCGGGATCACGGGCCGGGCGGACATCCTCACCGGCTCCGGCGAAGTGGCGCTGGCCCACGCGGACGGCGCGGCGATCGTGCGCACCGGCACCGGTGCGGTGAAGCTGGGCCCGACCCTGGCCGGGCTCCAGCTGCGCACCGGCAGTGGCTCGGTGGAGGCGGCGTCCGTCACCGGTTCCGCCACGGTCGCGACCGGCACCGGCGACGTCTGGCTGGGCACCGTCTCCGGCGAGGTGATGGCCCGCACCGGCAGCGGCGACCTGTCCGTGGCCGACGGGGCGTCCGGCTCGCTGGAACTGATCACCGGCTCCGGCGAGGTCCGGGTGGGCATCCGCGAGGGCGTCCGCGCCGAGGTCGAACTGGCCTCCGCCGCGGGTCGCGTGTCCAGTGAGCTGGAGGTGGCCGACACCCCGCCGGAAGGCGAGGTCACCCTGCACGTGCGCGCCCGCACCGGCACCGGCAACGCCGTGGTCACCCGCGCCGCGGGCTGA
- a CDS encoding toxin-antitoxin system HicB family antitoxin, producing MDLTPYLANLREDLANTASAGDEQTRRTAALLSSALEPSARLVLMNALADLAAEVTAALPGQVVDVRLDGRDVRVVVTGEAEPPPSGPTPPSPPPPASPLIDGGDISRITLRLVEQMKSQAEQAAAAQGISLNSFVAQAVQGALGQAQHYQQRHERGRQGSRTETKLHGWVQG from the coding sequence ATGGACTTGACGCCGTACCTTGCGAATCTTCGCGAAGACCTCGCGAACACGGCCTCCGCCGGGGACGAGCAGACCCGGCGCACGGCCGCCCTGCTGTCGTCGGCACTCGAACCCTCGGCCCGGCTCGTGCTGATGAACGCGCTGGCCGACCTCGCCGCCGAGGTGACCGCCGCGCTGCCCGGCCAGGTGGTGGACGTCCGGCTGGACGGCCGCGACGTGCGGGTGGTGGTGACCGGCGAGGCGGAGCCGCCGCCGTCCGGGCCCACCCCGCCGTCACCACCACCGCCGGCTTCGCCGCTGATCGACGGCGGGGACATCTCGCGGATCACGCTGCGGCTCGTGGAGCAGATGAAGTCCCAGGCCGAGCAGGCCGCGGCCGCGCAGGGGATTTCGCTGAACAGCTTCGTCGCGCAGGCCGTGCAGGGGGCGCTCGGCCAGGCGCAGCACTACCAGCAGCGCCACGAACGCGGACGCCAGGGCAGCCGCACCGAGACCAAGCTGCACGGCTGGGTCCAAGGCTAG
- the thyX gene encoding FAD-dependent thymidylate synthase, whose amino-acid sequence MAETVSPRVQLIAKTEFFPPEDVPWSTDADGGQALAEFAGRACYQSWKKPNPKTATNAGYVEHIIDVGHLSVLEHGSVTFYLTGISRSLTHELIRHRHFSYSQLSQRYVPERNAAFVEPDVIANDPELHEKFLAAAQASVDAYTELLAGLEDKFADAPSATLRRKQARQAARAVLPNATETRIVVTGNYRAWRHFIAMRATEHADVEIRALAVECLRELQKAAANVFADFTISTLPDGTEVASSPKVLEG is encoded by the coding sequence GTGGCCGAGACCGTGTCGCCCAGGGTGCAGCTGATCGCGAAGACGGAGTTCTTCCCCCCGGAGGACGTCCCGTGGTCGACCGATGCGGACGGGGGCCAGGCGCTCGCCGAGTTCGCCGGCCGGGCCTGTTACCAGTCCTGGAAGAAGCCGAACCCGAAGACCGCGACCAACGCCGGCTATGTCGAGCACATCATCGACGTCGGCCACCTTTCCGTGCTGGAGCACGGATCGGTGACGTTCTATCTGACCGGTATCTCCCGGTCGCTGACCCACGAGCTGATCCGGCACCGGCACTTCTCCTACTCGCAGCTGTCCCAGCGGTACGTGCCCGAGCGCAACGCGGCGTTCGTCGAGCCGGACGTGATCGCGAACGACCCGGAACTGCACGAGAAGTTCCTCGCGGCCGCGCAGGCGAGCGTGGACGCCTACACCGAGCTGCTGGCCGGTCTGGAGGACAAGTTCGCCGACGCGCCGAGCGCCACGCTGCGCCGCAAGCAGGCCCGCCAGGCCGCGCGCGCCGTGCTGCCCAACGCCACCGAGACCCGCATCGTGGTGACCGGCAACTACCGGGCCTGGCGCCACTTCATCGCCATGCGCGCGACCGAGCACGCCGACGTCGAGATCCGCGCGCTGGCCGTGGAATGCTTGCGGGAGCTGCAGAAGGCGGCGGCCAACGTGTTCGCCGACTTCACCATCTCGACGCTGCCCGACGGCACCGAGGTGGCCTCCAGCCCGAAGGTGCTCGAAGGCTGA
- a CDS encoding ACT domain-containing protein: MKRLAIDVRPGEYAVVRLPSDAPVPAGLLEPGPFLASVTRTPAELSIVCHAGAAPEGAEIERGWRLLSVRGPIKFTLTGVISALSAELAAAGVALFSLSTHDTAHVLVPAADLDRAVRVFRGSGHEVGLPA; the protein is encoded by the coding sequence ATGAAGCGCCTGGCGATCGACGTCCGGCCCGGGGAGTACGCGGTGGTGCGCCTGCCATCGGACGCCCCGGTGCCGGCCGGGCTGCTGGAGCCCGGCCCGTTCCTGGCGTCGGTGACGCGGACCCCGGCCGAGCTGTCGATCGTTTGCCACGCCGGGGCGGCGCCCGAGGGCGCCGAGATCGAACGCGGCTGGCGGCTGCTCAGCGTGCGCGGGCCGATCAAGTTCACGCTCACCGGCGTGATCTCCGCGCTGTCGGCCGAGCTGGCCGCCGCCGGGGTCGCGTTGTTCTCCCTGTCCACGCACGACACCGCGCACGTCCTGGTGCCCGCCGCCGACCTGGACCGGGCGGTGCGGGTCTTCCGGGGCAGCGGGCACGAAGTGGGCCTTCCCGCCTGA
- a CDS encoding Nramp family divalent metal transporter, with product MAVAEATRPRRLDRLRAGSGLLGPAFVAAIAYVDPGNVAANVSAGAEYGYLLVWVIVAANLMAVLVQYLSAKLGLVTGQSLPEALRERLPGPARLAYWAQAEVVAVATDLAEVVGGAIALNLLFGLPLLAGGLITGLVSLVLLLVQDRRGQRPFERMVTGLLAVIAVGFLASLFVSPPSAGGIVHGLVPRFADSGSILIAAAMLGATVMPHAVYLHSGLVRDRHGVVPPEGQRRLLRATRYDVGFAMLLAGAVNLGMLLVAAANLQGREGVDTIAGAHSAVSSALGPGVALLFAIGLLASGLASTSVGAYAGSMIMEGLLRKRIPIVLRRLVTLIPAVVVLALGADPSMALVVSQVVLSFGIPFALVPLIRLTADRALMGEQVNRRLTTVVAGAVAAVIILLNVVLIWLTFTG from the coding sequence ATGGCAGTGGCAGAAGCGACCCGACCGCGCCGGCTTGACCGGCTGCGCGCGGGCAGTGGGCTGCTCGGCCCGGCATTCGTGGCTGCCATCGCGTACGTGGACCCGGGCAACGTCGCGGCCAACGTCAGCGCCGGCGCGGAGTACGGCTACCTGCTGGTTTGGGTGATCGTCGCCGCGAACTTGATGGCCGTGCTGGTGCAATACCTCTCCGCGAAGCTCGGCCTGGTCACCGGTCAGTCGCTGCCGGAGGCGCTGCGCGAACGGCTGCCCGGCCCGGCCCGGCTGGCCTACTGGGCGCAGGCCGAGGTGGTGGCGGTGGCCACCGACCTGGCCGAGGTGGTCGGCGGGGCGATCGCGCTGAACCTGCTCTTCGGGCTCCCGCTGCTGGCCGGCGGACTGATCACCGGGCTGGTCTCACTGGTGCTGCTGCTCGTGCAGGACCGCCGCGGCCAGCGCCCGTTCGAACGTATGGTGACCGGGCTGCTCGCGGTGATCGCGGTCGGATTCCTGGCCAGCCTGTTCGTGTCGCCGCCGTCGGCCGGCGGGATCGTGCACGGCCTCGTCCCGCGGTTCGCCGACAGCGGCAGCATCCTGATTGCCGCGGCGATGCTCGGCGCGACGGTGATGCCGCACGCGGTGTATCTGCATTCCGGTCTGGTGCGCGACCGGCACGGCGTGGTGCCCCCGGAGGGGCAGCGGCGGCTCCTGCGCGCCACCCGGTACGACGTCGGCTTCGCGATGCTGCTCGCCGGGGCGGTGAACCTCGGCATGCTGCTGGTGGCAGCGGCGAATCTGCAGGGTCGCGAAGGGGTCGACACGATCGCAGGTGCGCACAGCGCGGTCTCCTCGGCACTCGGGCCGGGGGTGGCGCTGCTGTTCGCGATCGGGCTGCTCGCCTCCGGGCTGGCGTCCACTTCGGTCGGTGCCTACGCGGGCTCGATGATCATGGAAGGCTTGCTGCGCAAGCGAATTCCGATCGTGCTGCGGCGGCTCGTCACGCTGATTCCCGCGGTGGTGGTGCTGGCTCTCGGTGCCGATCCGAGCATGGCGCTGGTGGTCTCGCAGGTGGTGCTGTCGTTCGGCATTCCGTTCGCGCTGGTGCCGCTGATCCGGCTTACCGCCGACCGCGCGCTGATGGGGGAGCAGGTCAACCGGCGCCTGACCACGGTGGTCGCCGGCGCGGTGGCCGCGGTGATCATCCTGCTCAACGTGGTGCTGATCTGGCTCACCTTCACCGGGTGA
- a CDS encoding serine/threonine-protein kinase, which translates to MTDEQTRPSEPAAGARVVAGRYLLLSELGRGGMGVVWRAQDQVIGRPVAIKELRLSPEPGGDGAAISERVLREVRAGGRLNDPAVVTVFDVVNDGGATWIVMELVEAPTLADLVRQYGPMPAQQVAVIGEQVLSALQAAHAAGIVHRDVKPANIMVAHDGRVKLTDFGIAHAIDDPRLTTTGTLVGSPAFMAPERVEGREAMPESDLWSLGATLYFAVEGIIAFERPTTAATLHAVMTETPYPTRAQGPLAAVVSGLLVAQPEARLTAAQVRALLATAAGHDRRTPPPGTVAMPQPPARQTRRGRWVAAAVVLLVAGLVGGFFLGLPVWSPSVDAQRLDTVTFGPDGDVKLAISSSDHCFNATIQPGVVLSTDNSVSCDKNHTLEVYDAANALPVESYSSDDVPPAPYPGRDQLGQLAETRCGLTFHSAVVPAQQRADLQYRAIVPSQKEWELIPEKSSSSGPVRTFSCVLTRTGNGQIPAQITTKVK; encoded by the coding sequence GTGACTGACGAACAGACCCGGCCCTCCGAGCCGGCCGCGGGCGCCCGCGTGGTCGCCGGCCGGTATCTGCTGCTGTCCGAACTCGGCCGGGGCGGGATGGGCGTGGTCTGGCGGGCCCAGGACCAGGTGATCGGCCGGCCGGTCGCGATCAAGGAGCTGCGGCTGTCCCCGGAGCCAGGCGGCGACGGGGCGGCGATCTCCGAACGCGTGCTGCGCGAGGTCCGGGCCGGCGGGCGGCTCAACGATCCGGCGGTGGTCACGGTGTTCGACGTGGTCAACGACGGCGGCGCCACCTGGATCGTGATGGAGCTGGTCGAGGCGCCCACGCTCGCGGACCTGGTGCGGCAGTACGGCCCGATGCCGGCCCAGCAGGTCGCCGTGATCGGGGAGCAGGTGCTGTCCGCGCTGCAAGCCGCGCACGCCGCCGGGATCGTGCACCGCGACGTGAAACCGGCCAACATCATGGTCGCCCATGACGGGCGCGTGAAGCTCACCGACTTCGGCATCGCGCATGCGATCGACGACCCGCGGCTCACCACCACCGGCACGCTCGTCGGCTCCCCGGCGTTCATGGCGCCGGAGCGCGTCGAAGGCCGCGAAGCGATGCCCGAATCGGACCTGTGGTCGCTCGGCGCAACGCTGTACTTCGCGGTGGAAGGCATCATCGCCTTCGAGCGCCCCACCACCGCAGCGACGCTGCACGCGGTCATGACCGAGACGCCCTATCCGACTCGCGCACAGGGGCCGCTCGCCGCAGTCGTGTCCGGGCTGCTCGTGGCACAGCCCGAAGCGCGGCTCACCGCTGCGCAGGTCCGCGCGCTGCTTGCCACCGCGGCCGGGCATGACCGGCGTACGCCGCCGCCAGGCACCGTCGCGATGCCACAGCCGCCAGCCCGGCAGACTCGGCGTGGGCGGTGGGTCGCCGCGGCCGTGGTGCTCCTCGTCGCAGGGCTGGTCGGTGGATTCTTTCTGGGTCTCCCGGTCTGGTCGCCGTCTGTGGACGCGCAGCGGCTCGACACCGTCACCTTCGGGCCGGACGGTGACGTGAAGCTGGCCATCTCCAGCAGCGATCACTGCTTCAACGCGACAATTCAGCCGGGCGTCGTACTCAGTACCGACAACAGCGTGAGCTGCGACAAGAACCACACGCTGGAGGTGTACGACGCCGCGAACGCGCTGCCGGTGGAGAGCTACAGCAGCGACGACGTGCCGCCGGCGCCGTACCCCGGGCGCGATCAGCTCGGGCAGCTCGCGGAGACGCGCTGCGGACTCACTTTCCACTCCGCCGTGGTGCCTGCGCAGCAGCGTGCAGACCTGCAGTACCGGGCGATCGTGCCGTCGCAGAAGGAGTGGGAGCTGATCCCCGAGAAGAGCAGCTCCAGCGGGCCGGTGCGGACGTTCTCCTGCGTGCTCACCCGGACCGGCAACGGGCAGATCCCGGCGCAGATCACCACCAAGGTCAAGTAG
- the dapA gene encoding 4-hydroxy-tetrahydrodipicolinate synthase, which yields MSTPPSAAPGRPFGRVLTAMATPFDRDGALDVKRAQELAEHLVDLGNDGLVVNGTTGESPTTTDAEKDTLLRAVVEAVGDRATVVAGAGTNDTAHSIVQARAAAAAGAHGLLVVTPYYSRPSQAGVYAHFTTVADATELPVMLYDIPPRSVVPIEVDTLLRLAEHPRIAAVKDAKGDLIAGSEVIANSQLAYYSGDDGLNLPWIAVGGAGVVSVIGHVVAGRIGAMIDAYESGDTSTARTNHRGMLPVLRAFSRVGGVAFAKAALQLRGFGIGDPRLPIVPATEEQLQLLAADLAQGGVPLEDSGASDWHGARVAQADSQAAYVAPTSHTSVGTLPR from the coding sequence ATGTCCACCCCACCTTCCGCCGCGCCCGGACGCCCGTTCGGCCGCGTGCTCACCGCGATGGCCACGCCCTTCGACCGCGACGGCGCGCTGGACGTCAAGCGGGCGCAGGAACTCGCCGAGCACCTCGTGGACCTGGGCAACGACGGCCTGGTCGTGAACGGCACCACGGGGGAGTCCCCGACCACCACCGACGCGGAGAAGGACACCTTGCTGCGCGCGGTCGTGGAGGCGGTCGGCGATCGGGCCACGGTGGTCGCCGGGGCCGGTACCAACGATACCGCGCACAGCATCGTGCAGGCGCGCGCCGCCGCCGCTGCCGGAGCGCACGGGCTGCTCGTCGTCACCCCGTACTACTCGCGGCCCAGCCAGGCCGGCGTGTACGCGCACTTCACCACCGTCGCGGACGCCACCGAGCTGCCGGTGATGCTGTACGACATCCCGCCGCGCTCGGTGGTGCCGATCGAGGTCGACACCCTGCTGCGGCTGGCCGAGCACCCGCGGATCGCCGCGGTCAAGGACGCCAAGGGCGACCTGATCGCCGGGTCCGAGGTGATCGCGAACAGCCAGCTCGCCTACTACTCCGGCGACGACGGCCTGAACCTGCCGTGGATCGCGGTCGGCGGGGCCGGCGTGGTCAGCGTGATCGGACACGTGGTGGCCGGCCGGATCGGCGCCATGATCGACGCCTACGAGAGCGGCGACACCTCCACCGCACGCACCAACCACCGCGGGATGCTGCCGGTGCTGCGGGCTTTCTCGCGGGTCGGCGGGGTCGCCTTCGCCAAGGCCGCGCTGCAGCTGCGCGGGTTCGGCATCGGCGACCCGCGGCTGCCGATCGTGCCCGCCACCGAGGAACAGCTGCAGCTGCTCGCGGCCGATCTCGCCCAGGGCGGCGTGCCGCTGGAGGACAGCGGGGCCTCGGACTGGCATGGTGCACGGGTGGCACAAGCGGATTCCCAGGCGGCCTACGTGGCCCCCACCTCACACACCAGCGTTGGGACCTTGCCCCGGTGA
- a CDS encoding ribonuclease J: MSELPPGPGPSHLPPALPEGALRVVALGGIGEVGRNMTVFEYDGRMLIVDCGVLFPEDDQPGVDLILPDFRAIEDRIDEVEGLVLTHGHEDHIGAVPFLLRLRPDLPIYGSRFTNALLAAKTREHRQRPKLIEVREGERRRVGAFDLEFFAVNHSIPDALAVAIRTPAGVVLHTGDIKLDQLPLDGRLTDLAGFSRLGDEGVDLFCVDSTNAEVPGFVTPERDIGPVLDDVIRRVGQRVIVACFASHVHRVQQVLAAAQRHGRRVAFVGRSMVRNMGIAAELGLLDVPEGLLVDMDQASTLPESKVLFVSTGSQGEPLSALSRMARGEHRQISIRAGDTVVLASSMIPGNETAVFGVVNGLTRLGANVVHQGNAKVHVSGHASAGELLYLYNAVRPSNVMPVHGEWKHLRANGELAVRTGVAPENVVIAEDGVVVDLVDGKASRTGRVEVGHVYVDGLSVGDVGESTLSDRLVLGEGGFIAITIVIDSSTGRAMSSPTISGRGFSDDPKALDSVVPLVEMELARTESEGITDTHRIAQAVRRVVGRWVADTYRRRPMIVPTVIPV; the protein is encoded by the coding sequence GTGAGCGAACTTCCCCCCGGACCCGGCCCGAGCCACCTCCCGCCCGCCCTGCCCGAAGGCGCCCTGCGCGTCGTCGCGCTCGGCGGGATCGGGGAGGTCGGGCGCAACATGACCGTCTTCGAATACGACGGGCGGATGCTGATCGTCGACTGCGGGGTGCTCTTCCCGGAGGACGACCAGCCCGGCGTGGACCTGATCCTGCCGGACTTCCGCGCGATCGAGGACCGCATCGACGAGGTCGAGGGCCTGGTGCTCACGCACGGGCACGAGGACCACATCGGCGCCGTCCCGTTCCTCCTGCGGCTCCGCCCGGACCTGCCGATCTACGGTTCGCGGTTCACCAACGCGCTGCTCGCGGCGAAGACCCGAGAACACCGGCAGCGGCCGAAGCTGATCGAGGTGCGCGAGGGCGAACGACGCCGGGTCGGCGCGTTCGACCTGGAGTTCTTCGCGGTCAACCACTCCATCCCGGACGCGCTGGCGGTGGCCATCCGCACCCCGGCCGGGGTGGTGCTGCACACCGGTGACATCAAGCTCGACCAGCTCCCGCTGGACGGCCGCCTGACCGACCTGGCCGGCTTCTCCCGGCTCGGCGACGAGGGTGTGGACCTGTTCTGCGTGGACTCGACCAACGCCGAGGTGCCCGGGTTCGTGACGCCGGAGCGGGACATCGGCCCGGTGCTCGACGACGTGATCCGCCGGGTCGGCCAGCGGGTGATCGTGGCCTGCTTCGCCAGCCACGTGCACCGCGTGCAGCAGGTGCTGGCCGCGGCGCAGCGGCACGGCCGCCGGGTCGCGTTCGTCGGCCGGTCGATGGTGCGCAACATGGGCATCGCGGCCGAGCTGGGCCTGCTGGACGTGCCCGAGGGCCTGCTCGTGGACATGGACCAGGCGAGCACGCTGCCGGAGAGCAAGGTGCTGTTCGTCTCCACCGGTTCCCAGGGCGAGCCGCTGTCCGCGCTGTCGCGGATGGCGCGTGGCGAGCACCGGCAGATCTCCATCCGGGCGGGCGACACCGTCGTGCTGGCCAGCTCGATGATCCCGGGCAACGAGACCGCGGTCTTCGGCGTGGTGAACGGGCTGACCCGGCTCGGCGCGAACGTGGTGCACCAGGGCAACGCGAAGGTGCACGTGTCCGGGCACGCGTCCGCGGGGGAGCTGCTCTACCTGTACAACGCGGTCCGGCCGAGCAACGTGATGCCGGTGCACGGCGAGTGGAAGCACTTGCGCGCCAACGGAGAGCTGGCGGTGCGGACCGGCGTGGCCCCGGAAAACGTGGTGATCGCCGAGGACGGCGTGGTCGTCGACCTGGTCGACGGCAAGGCTTCGCGCACCGGCCGGGTCGAGGTCGGGCACGTGTACGTGGACGGCCTGTCGGTGGGCGACGTCGGCGAGTCGACGCTGTCGGACCGGCTGGTGCTCGGCGAGGGCGGCTTCATCGCGATCACCATCGTGATCGATTCCAGCACCGGCCGCGCGATGAGCAGCCCGACCATCTCCGGCCGCGGGTTCTCCGACGACCCGAAGGCGCTCGACAGCGTCGTGCCGCTGGTGGAGATGGAGCTGGCGCGCACCGAATCGGAGGGCATCACCGACACGCACCGGATCGCGCAGGCGGTGCGCCGGGTGGTCGGGCGCTGGGTGGCCGACACCTATCGGCGCCGCCCGATGATCGTGCCCACGGTCATCCCGGTCTGA
- a CDS encoding amidohydrolase family protein, whose translation MSDRVAPALPQLPPRSERPVAIVGVTVIPMTGPKKLVDHTVVITDGRITALGPQELVDTQGAEVIDATGRSLMPGLMDSHMHLNDVHDAALFLAAGVTRVRNMGGRPGHLAYARLVEQGGWAGPRLHSASTFIDGLTAAGKRHTPGAVVLTDPAAEDGIESLCPMRRTP comes from the coding sequence ATGTCTGACCGGGTCGCACCGGCCCTCCCGCAGCTGCCGCCCAGGAGCGAGCGGCCGGTCGCGATCGTGGGCGTCACCGTCATCCCGATGACGGGTCCGAAGAAGCTTGTCGACCACACCGTCGTGATCACCGACGGCCGGATCACTGCTCTTGGCCCACAGGAGCTCGTGGACACGCAAGGTGCCGAGGTGATCGACGCAACGGGACGCTCCCTCATGCCCGGGCTGATGGACTCCCACATGCACCTGAACGACGTCCACGACGCTGCGCTCTTCCTCGCGGCCGGCGTCACTCGCGTGCGGAACATGGGAGGCAGACCCGGACACCTCGCCTACGCCCGTCTCGTCGAGCAAGGTGGCTGGGCCGGTCCACGACTGCACAGCGCGAGCACGTTCATCGACGGGCTGACAGCGGCCGGAAAGCGACACACGCCGGGGGCAGTGGTCCTCACCGACCCCGCCGCAGAAGACGGCATCGAGAGCCTGTGCCCGATGCGCCGAACCCCTTGA